Proteins encoded by one window of Paroedura picta isolate Pp20150507F chromosome 9, Ppicta_v3.0, whole genome shotgun sequence:
- the LOC143845237 gene encoding leukocyte elastase inhibitor-like, producing the protein MEPLASANGHFALDLFQKFGEANPTGNIFYSPVSICTAMAMVFLGARGNTATQLAKTLHFDGVEDLHSQFQKLNADLNKSGTPYILTVANRLYGEKTYTFLQDFLTNTQKLYGAELSAVDFQNAASEARKQINQWVEEQTGGKIRDLLPEGTVSEMTRLVLVNAVYFKGNWEEQFEVGMTEEIPFRLNKKEKKTVKMMYMSKKLPFRYIPELKLSILELPYKGKELSMIVLLPDDIDDNSTGLEQLEKALTLAELQKWTDPRMMTYFSDVRVYLPKFKLEETYDLKSYFSALGVRDVFDSSKADLSGMSGCRDLHLSKILHKSFIEVNEEGTEAAAATAGITLLCSLPMEEVFNADHPFLFFIRENTNRNILFLGRVASP; encoded by the exons ATGGAGCCCCTGGCAAGTGCAAATGGGCATTTCGCTCTCGATCTCTTCCAAAAATTCGGGGAAGCCAACCCGACAGGCAACATCTTTTACTCGCCGGTCAGCATCTGCACTGCCATGGCCATGGTCTTCCTAGGGGCCAGAGGGAACACAGCCACACAACTCGCCAAG ACGCTTCATTTTGATGGTGTCGAGGACCTTCATTCACAGTTCCAAAAGCTCAATGCTGACTTGAACAAGAGTGGCACCCCCTATATATTGACGGTTGCTAATCGGCTTTATGGGGAAAAGACCTACACCTTTTTGCAA GACTTTTTGACTAACACTCAGAAACTATATGGCGCTGAGTTATCTGCCGTGGATTTTCAAAATGCTGCATCTGAAGCCCGCAAGCAGATTAACCAGTGGGTTGAAGAGCAAACTGGAG GTAAAATCCGTGACTTGTTACCTGAAGGCACGGTCAGCGAGATGACCAGACTCGTTCTGGTGAATGCCGTCTACTTCAAAGGCAACTGGGAAGAGCAATTTGAAGTGGGGATGACCGAGGAGATACCGTTCCGACTCAATAAg aaggaaaagaagaccgTGAAGATGATGTACATGTCCAAGAAGCTTCCTTTTCGGTACATCCCTGAACTCAAATTGAGCATCTTGGAACTGCCGTACAAGGGGAAAGAACTTAGTATGATTGTCCTGCTGCCGGACGACATTGACGATAACTCCACTGGCCTGGAacag CTGGAGAAGGCGCTCACCTTAGCAGAGCTCCAAAAGTGGACAGACCCAAGAATGATGACTTACTTCAGTGATGTTCGGGTGTACCTTCCGAAATTTAAGCTCGAAGAGACCTACGATCTGAAGTCATATTTCTCAGCGTTAGGAGTGCGGGATGTCTTTGACAGCTCCAAGGCCGACTTGTCAGGGATGTCCGGGTGCCGTGACCTCCACTTGTCCAAAATTCTTCACAAGTCATTTATAGAAGTGAACGAAGAAGGTACAGAAGCCGCAGCAGCAACTGCGGGAATAACATTGCTTTGCAGTTTGCCTATGGAAGAAGTTTTCAATGCTGACCATCCCTTTCTGTTTTTCATCCGTGAGAACACGAACCGTAACATCCTTTTCCTCGGAAGAGTTGCTTCTCCATGA